Proteins co-encoded in one Podarcis muralis chromosome 12, rPodMur119.hap1.1, whole genome shotgun sequence genomic window:
- the NT5C3A gene encoding cytosolic 5'-nucleotidase 3A isoform X3, producing MPEFQKKTVHIRDPERVEEIICGLIKGGAAKLQIITDFDMTLSRFSHNGKRCPTCHNIIDNCKPITEECRKKLYQLKEMYYAIEIDPSLTVEEKYPYMVEWYNKSHALLIEQGLQKHKLAEIVRESDVMLKEGYENFFDKLHEHNIPVFIFSAGIGDILEEVIHQAGVYHPNVKVVSNFMDFDENGVLKGFKGELIHVYNKHDGALKNTEYFKQLKDNSNIILLGDSQGDLTMADGVANVEHILKIGYLNDKVEELLEKYMDCYDIVLVKDDSLDVANSILQKIL from the exons ATGCCAGAATTTCAGAAGAAAACGGTCCATATCAGGGACCCAGAAAGGGTGGAAGAAATTATCTGTGGTCTCATCAAAGGAGGAGCTGCGAAACTTCAG ATAATTACAGACTTTGATATGACACTGAGTAGATTTTCCCACAATGGCAAAAGATGTCCAACATGTCATA ACATCATTGACAACTGCAAACCTATAACAGAGGAATGTCGCAAAAAG ttgTACCAGTTGAAAGAAATGTATTATGCTATTGAAATTGATCCGAGTCTTACAGTTGAAGAGAAGTATCCTTACATGGTTGAGTG GTACAACAAATCACATGCTTTGCTTATTGAACAAGGATTACAAAAGCACAAACTTGCCGAAATTGTGAGGGAGTCTGATGTTATGCTGAA AGAAGGGTATGAGAATTTCTTTGATAAACTCCATGAACATAATATTCCCGTATTCATATTTTCTGCTGGAATTGGAGACATCTTAGAAGAAGTCATTCATCAAGCAGGTGTCTACCATCCCAACGTCAAAGTAGTTTCCAACTTCATGGATTTTGATGAGAAT GGCGTATTAAAAGGATTTAAAGGGGAACTGATTCATGTTTACAACAAACATGATGGCGCCTTGAAAAATACAGAGTACTTCAAACAATTAAAGGACAACAGCAACATCATATTGCTTGGAGATTCTCAAGGAGATTTAACTATGGCAGATGGAGTGGCAAATGTTGAGCATATTCTTAAGATTGGGTATCTCAACGATAAG GTTGAAGAATTGCTGGAGAAATATATGGACTGCTATGATATTGTGTTGGTGAAAGATGACTCTTTAGATGTGGCCAACTCAATCTTACAAAAGATTCTGTAA